Part of the Sodalinema gerasimenkoae IPPAS B-353 genome is shown below.
TTTCTAGCCATAGGATTTGCCGGAGGATTGCCACTGGCAAGGTGCATCGGTAGATTGATGGTGAATAAGGTTAGGAGTACCGATATGCTCAATATAATGAGAGGTATTCTGATTCCTTTGGGGATAATCAGAGGTTTTCCCTGTTTCTTAAGACTTAAAAATATGGCAATAATGGCAGGAATGGCAAATCCATCTTTCGCAAGCTGAAAAATAGCATTTCCACCGGCAATCCAGTAGGTGACGGTCCCAGCAAAGGGCATATAAATCACAAATAGCCATAGGGCCAGATAGGGATAGACAAAAGACACCCATAAGACGGTAATCCCCCCCCCACCAGCAAGCGCGAGGATAGGGCTTGCAGTAAAGAATAGAGCGGTTCCAACAACTGCTCCAATCCCTCCAGCGGTAATAATCGTTTGAATAAAGGCTTTACGCTCTTTCGCCGCCTGTCGCTTTTTCGCCGCTAACTCTTTTTTACTGAGGACTGGCTCATTAGGGCGAGCCGTCTCTTGACCTTTTTTCTTGGATTTTGTTTTTGGCATCGTCCAAACTAATGTTAGTTCCGTGTATGCCAGACTATTTTTATAGGAAGCGAAGTTTTAGTTAAGACGCTCTACCGGAAAGGGCAATAGCCCCTACATCCTTGTCCTATGTATGCCTGCTATGGCTATAATATAACTTTTCTCCGGGAAGATTGTCATATCGGTGTTTCCGCATCTGTACTGTGACCCCCCCCAAGCTCGGTAGTGGTTCGGACCAATCAGCCGAAGAAGCGTTTACGCGACTTGGTGACCTTCGTTGTCTTGGCCTAAGTCCTGAGACAACCGCTTTTCTGGAGCCTGTTGTTCAAGCTGTTGTTCAAGATTGGGTAGTCGCAGTACCAACCCTAAAATCATCCAGTAATAAATTGCTACGGGGGCGGCATCTAAGGGATAGTGGTAGGGGGGATAGCTAATCAACAAGATGAATAGCCAGAAACAGGCTGCATAGCTGCGCCAGGTTTTATTTTCGAGCGATCGCCAGATCTTGAACGTGACGACTGTCAATGTTGTCACCAAGGCTAAAAACGCGGCCACTCCCAAAATGCCAATTTCATACATCAGTTTAGGGTAATAGCTTTCAATTAGGCGAGTTTCCCCCAATATACGAGCTGCATTGGTGGCGCGTCCCAGTCCATGTCCCAATATTGTGATGTCCTGAGATGAAGCTTGCTCAATCATAAAACTGGTGGGTGCAGATGCCAGCCAACCCTCGATGATTTCGTTAAATTGAGCTTGAATCATCTCTGGAAATAGAACCCAGCTCATGATACTTAACAACGCCAATGCTCCTATCATAGAAGCCCATCGGGTTGGGGGAACCAACTTTCCTGTTAAGGCTAACATCACCATGATGAAAACCAGCATCACAAATAAAGCCGCACTCTGTCCTGAGACAACAGCATTAGCCACAAGTAGGGCCAGGGCTAAAAAACTGATCAATCGCCAAACTGGGGAGCAATCCTTGATGGCTGATGCAACAGCAAAAAAAGTGTTGGCAATTAGAAACCAGCCCCATTGCCAAGGGGCTGCAAAGGTTCCGGGCAAGCGAATCAGGTTTTGAGACGGACTATAAATCAAAGAGCCACCTACTAAACATTTGGCATCGAGGCTGGCGGCCAATACAGCGTTATCGGTTAAGTGATCTGTCCCTTGACAAACTCCTGCCCGCAACATCACATACTGCATTAGCCCTAAACTACAACAAGTTATGGCTAAGATAATATGCAAACGAGTGAATGTCCAAAACGTCTTCTCGTTTTGAATCATATAATAGGTACAGGTAATCAGGGGTAGATAGACCAATAATACTTTTAAGCCTAAAATCCCCATCAGAAAAAAATCACCTGTTGGAGGCGGCTGAGCGATAGAGTCACTAGGACTGCCTAAAGCCGCGCTAGCAAGATCCAAGGGTAAGTTAACGGTGAATAGCGTTGCCAGGGCAAAAATCAATACCGTCAGCAAGGGAATCTGAATGTTTTGGGGAATGATTAGGGGCATACCATTTTTTTTGAGATTCCACAAAATGGCAATCATTGCTGGAATGGCTAAGATGTCTTGGCCAAACTGAAGGAGAGGATTCCCCCATTCAGCCCAATAGCTTACAGTGCCAGCAAAGGGCATATAAATAATCAACAACCACAACGCTGAATAAGGATGAACAAAGGAGACCCAGGCTAGAGCACTTCCCACTCCTCCGGTGAGGGCAAGAAGGATTTGATTGGTAATTAGAAATAGAGCAATACTAACAATTAGACTTAGCCCAACTACTGTGATGAGGGTTTGGATAGGTGCTTTGGGTTCTCCGGCTGCTAGGTCTGTTTCGTTCAATGCTGACGGGTCAGAGTGAGGTCTGGCGTTCCCTTCTGAATCAGAGTTTGTTTTGTCCATGATACCGAAGTGATATTGGGAGGTTATTCGGACGCTCATACCAGCCCCACTATAGCTTTTCTATTAAAGAGCCGCTACATCAGAATCCCGTATTTTTAGGGACGATCGCACCTGTTCGCAAATTTGTTTAAAGATTCGTTTAGAGATTCGCTCAGAGATATGGGTACAATGGACCCTTACCATGTAGCGGTATCAAGTTCCCGGTTCTGATGTTTCATGTCTTTGCCTAAACCGTCTTCCCAGGGCCTGATTGCTAAAATTCCCCAACCCGGGGACTATCATCAGGGAGATTGGCCCATATCTGCGGCCGCTCCCTTGCAATTTTCGTTGGTCATTCCCACTTACAATGAGCGACATAACCTGAGGACTCTGATTGAACGCCTCAGTCAACTCCTCGATCGCCTCCTCGGTCCTGACTATGAACTGATTATCGTGGATGACGATAGCCCCGATCGCACCTGGGAACTGGCCCAACACCTCGCAGACACCTATCCCCAGGTTCGCGCCCTACGTCGTCAAGGAGAACGAGGACTGTCCACCGCTGTCATTTGTGGGTGGCAACGGGCAAAGGGGCAAATTCTGGGGGTCATCGATGCCGACTTACAGCATCCGCCAGAAATCTTAGAACAACTCTGGCAACAAATCGAACGGGGGGCCGACTTAGCCCTAGCCAGCCGTCATGTCGATGGTGGAGGAGTCAGTGACTGGAGTCTGCGGCGACGCATCCTCTCACGAGGGGCCCAATTGTTGGGACTGATTCTTCTGCCGGGAGTGGTGGGGCGCGTCTCGGACCCCATGAGTGGATTTTTCCTGGTGCGACGCGGGGCCATTTCGGAGCGTTTCCTGGACCCCGTCGGCTATAAAATCCTGATTGAAGTCCTCGGCCGAGGGGACATTTCCTGGATTGGGGAAGTGGGGTATGTCTTCCAAGAACGGGAACAAGGCGAAAGCAAGGTCACCTGGAAACAGTATTGGGAATATCTCCAACATTTATGGAAACTGCGTTTAGACTTGTTGCCAGTCCAGCGTTTCTTGCGATTTGGAGTGGTGGGGTTGAGCGGCGTTGTTGTGGATTTGGCGGTGTTCTATGTCCTACGGGAACAGTGGCAGTTGGGGCTAACTCGTAGTGCCATGCTGTCGGCGGAAGTGGCCATTCTCAATAACTTTTACTGGAATGACATTTGGACGTTCTCCGACTTATCCCGTCAACAACAGGGATGGCGTAAGCGCGTCAAACGCCTACTCAAATTTAATATCGTCTGTTTAGCCGGATTGATTCTCAATGTGCTGATTGTGAATCTCCTCTTTAACCTTTTGGGGGTGAATGACTATCTGGCTAAACTGTTGGCGATCGCCCTGGTGACCCTTTGGAACTTCAGCATCAACCTGAAACTGAGTTGGCGAGTCACCGACGTCAGCGACCCCTAATCACCCCCTAATCGCCTAACACCCCAGTTTGCACCTCCAGGGTTTCTGGGCTGCCATTACGAGAGATATCGATGCGGAGGCGATCGCCCACCCGAACTCGGGAGACAGCCTGTTGAACTTCTTCAGCGGAGGTGACGGAGTCTCCCTCAATTTGGCGAATCACATCCCCCGCACGTAATCCCCCTTCATCGGCCGGAGAACCAGGCATGACCTGCACAATTAAGACGCCCTCATCCTCCTCGACTCGTAGCGCCTGACTCTGATCTCGGTTGACTTGCTCCTTCACTTGAGGGGACAGATCAACCATTTGGATGCCTAAAAAGGGATGATCCACCCGTCCATTTTCGATTAATTCCTCCGCGATCCGAGCCACCGTGTTGATGGGAATCGCAAATCCTAAACCCTGGGCATTTTGGATGATGGCAGTATTCATCCCCACCACCTGACCATCTTGATCCAACAGGGGTCCCCCAGAATTACCGGGATTAATCGCCGCATCCGTTTGAATAAAATCAACCCGCTTATCCGCCACACCCACCTCGCTGCTGGAGCGACCGATCGCACTAATAATCCCAGTGGTTACTGTATTATCTAATCCCAAGGGGTTGCCGATGGCGATCGCCCACTCGCCGGGCTGTAACCCCTCACTGTCTCGTAAACGGACCGCTGGCAAATCTTCCGCCTCAATCTGTACCACGGCCACATCCGTAACCGGGTCTGTCCCCAACACTCGGCCCTCCAAACTGCGGCCATCTCGCAGAGTCACCGTCACCGAATCGGCCCCATCAATCACATGAGCATTGGTGACAATTTTGCCATCAGAACTGAGAATAAACCCCGAACCAGAGCCTTGTTGAACCCGCTCCTGCTCAGCATCAGGCATCCGAAACCCAAAAAACTGGCGCAACATCGGATCATCCAACCCCGGGGGTAGCGATCGCGCACTGACCCTCCGCTCTGAATCAATCCGAACCACAGCCGGGCCTACCCGAGTGACCACATCAGCCACAAAGTTACTCGGAGGTACGATTTGCGCCTCCTCCGTCCGGGGTGTCACCGTTGGGGCTTCGGCACTGACCGCAGGCAGACGTTCCTGAGACTCACTCGTCCCCAAATCTGAACCCATCTGAGAGTGGGATGAGAACACCTCCGTCGCCCCCCAGGCCACAGCTCCTCCGACGAGGAAGACAAGCAAATAGGAAAGAACAGGAAACTTGGGGCTGGGGGACTCCGGTGGCCGTCCCTTCACATCATCAGAGCCGTAACCTTGGGGGGGAGTTCGCATGGTATCGTATGGGGACTCGCGGCATTGTTATCAAGAGGAAAGTCAGTCCAAGACTTGTAACTGGTGTGAGGAGTGAGGGAATTTGAGGAACTGACCCATCATGCTTGGACTGACTTATAGACTAAGATAAGTGGTTGATGTGACGCTCGTGTGACAGTTGGATCTCACTTGTGTGACACATTCCGTTGCACCTTCAGTTTAATCGATTAATGCTTGCCATGTTAGCTCAGGGCCTTTACTCCCTTGATGAGTTACGAGAGCGGATCCATGGCGATGGCGATCGCTGGCGGCCGCTGGTGTTCACCAATGGCTGCTTTGACCTCCTACATTGCGGTCATGTGCGCTATTTACAAGCCGCCAAAGCCCTAGGAAAAGCCCTGGTCGTCGGCGTCAATAGTGATGATTCCGTCGCCCGTATCAAACCCCCCGCTCCTGGACAACCTCCCCGTCCCATTATTCACGATGAGCAGCGTGCCGAAGTTCTGGCCGCCCTCAAACCCGTCGATGGAGTCTTTATCTTTCCGGAACCTACCGCCATTGAAGCGATCAAAGTCCTACAACCGGATATCTACGTCAAAGGAGGTGATTATCGTCGAGATACCCTACCTGAAGCTCCAACCGTCCGCGCCTACGGTGGACAAATCCATTTGATTGAAATTGAGGTTCCTCAATCCACCAGTCACATCATCCG
Proteins encoded:
- a CDS encoding glycosyltransferase, whose product is MSLPKPSSQGLIAKIPQPGDYHQGDWPISAAAPLQFSLVIPTYNERHNLRTLIERLSQLLDRLLGPDYELIIVDDDSPDRTWELAQHLADTYPQVRALRRQGERGLSTAVICGWQRAKGQILGVIDADLQHPPEILEQLWQQIERGADLALASRHVDGGGVSDWSLRRRILSRGAQLLGLILLPGVVGRVSDPMSGFFLVRRGAISERFLDPVGYKILIEVLGRGDISWIGEVGYVFQEREQGESKVTWKQYWEYLQHLWKLRLDLLPVQRFLRFGVVGLSGVVVDLAVFYVLREQWQLGLTRSAMLSAEVAILNNFYWNDIWTFSDLSRQQQGWRKRVKRLLKFNIVCLAGLILNVLIVNLLFNLLGVNDYLAKLLAIALVTLWNFSINLKLSWRVTDVSDP
- a CDS encoding HhoA/HhoB/HtrA family serine endopeptidase, whose product is MRTPPQGYGSDDVKGRPPESPSPKFPVLSYLLVFLVGGAVAWGATEVFSSHSQMGSDLGTSESQERLPAVSAEAPTVTPRTEEAQIVPPSNFVADVVTRVGPAVVRIDSERRVSARSLPPGLDDPMLRQFFGFRMPDAEQERVQQGSGSGFILSSDGKIVTNAHVIDGADSVTVTLRDGRSLEGRVLGTDPVTDVAVVQIEAEDLPAVRLRDSEGLQPGEWAIAIGNPLGLDNTVTTGIISAIGRSSSEVGVADKRVDFIQTDAAINPGNSGGPLLDQDGQVVGMNTAIIQNAQGLGFAIPINTVARIAEELIENGRVDHPFLGIQMVDLSPQVKEQVNRDQSQALRVEEDEGVLIVQVMPGSPADEGGLRAGDVIRQIEGDSVTSAEEVQQAVSRVRVGDRLRIDISRNGSPETLEVQTGVLGD
- a CDS encoding adenylyltransferase/cytidyltransferase family protein, which translates into the protein MLAMLAQGLYSLDELRERIHGDGDRWRPLVFTNGCFDLLHCGHVRYLQAAKALGKALVVGVNSDDSVARIKPPAPGQPPRPIIHDEQRAEVLAALKPVDGVFIFPEPTAIEAIKVLQPDIYVKGGDYRRDTLPEAPTVRAYGGQIHLIEIEVPQSTSHIIRRILGK